The Catenuloplanes niger genome includes a window with the following:
- a CDS encoding aspartate kinase: MALVVQKYGGSSVANAERIKRVAERIVAARKAGNDVVAVVSAMGDTTDELLDLAHQVSPLPPGRELDMLLTAGERISMALLAMAIHNLGFEARSYTGSQAGVVTTSVHGRARIIDVTPGRLQSALDEGAIAIVAGFQGVSQDTKDVTTLGRGGSDTTAVAIAVALEASVCEIYTDVDGVYTADPRIVSDARHIKTITYEEMLELAACGAKVLHLRSVEYARRANLPIHVRSSYSNNTGTMVTGSMEDPSVEHALITGVAHDRSEAKITIVAVPDEPGAAAKIFETVAEAEINIDMIVQNVSTEGTGRTDISFTLPKADGPTAMAALNKVQEQVMFKGLLYDDHVGKVSLIGAGMRSHPGIAAKFFSSLGEAGVNIEMISTSEIRVSVVCRDTDLDAAVRSIHDAFDLGGNEEAVVYAGTGR, encoded by the coding sequence GTGGCGCTCGTGGTGCAGAAGTACGGCGGTTCCTCGGTCGCGAACGCGGAGCGGATCAAGCGGGTCGCCGAGCGCATCGTGGCCGCGCGGAAGGCCGGCAACGACGTCGTCGCCGTGGTCTCCGCGATGGGTGACACGACGGACGAGCTCCTCGACCTGGCACACCAGGTCAGCCCGCTGCCGCCGGGCCGTGAGCTGGACATGCTGCTCACCGCGGGCGAGCGCATCTCGATGGCGCTGCTGGCGATGGCGATCCACAACCTCGGCTTCGAGGCCCGCTCCTACACCGGCTCGCAGGCCGGCGTGGTGACCACGTCCGTGCACGGGCGGGCGCGGATCATAGACGTCACCCCGGGCCGCCTGCAGTCCGCGCTGGACGAGGGCGCGATCGCGATCGTGGCCGGCTTCCAGGGCGTCTCGCAGGACACCAAGGACGTCACCACGCTGGGCCGCGGCGGGTCGGACACCACCGCGGTCGCGATCGCGGTGGCGCTCGAGGCCTCGGTCTGCGAGATCTACACGGACGTGGACGGCGTCTACACCGCGGACCCGCGGATCGTCTCCGACGCGCGGCACATCAAGACCATCACGTACGAGGAGATGCTGGAGCTCGCCGCCTGTGGCGCGAAGGTGCTCCACCTGCGTAGCGTCGAGTACGCACGCCGGGCGAACCTCCCCATCCACGTGCGCTCGTCGTACTCGAACAACACCGGAACCATGGTCACCGGATCGATGGAGGACCCTTCTGTGGAGCACGCACTGATCACCGGTGTCGCCCACGACCGCAGCGAAGCGAAGATCACGATCGTCGCCGTGCCGGACGAGCCGGGCGCCGCCGCGAAGATCTTCGAGACCGTGGCCGAGGCCGAGATCAACATCGACATGATCGTGCAGAACGTCTCCACCGAGGGGACCGGCCGCACCGACATCTCGTTCACGCTCCCCAAGGCGGACGGCCCGACCGCGATGGCCGCGCTCAACAAGGTGCAGGAGCAGGTCATGTTCAAGGGCCTGCTCTACGACGACCACGTCGGCAAGGTCTCGCTGATCGGCGCCGGCATGCGCTCGCACCCCGGCATCGCCGCCAAGTTCTTCTCCTCGCTCGGTGAGGCCGGGGTGAACATCGAGATGATCTCCACTTCGGAGATCCGGGTCTCGGTCGTCTGCCGCGACACCGACCTGGACGCCGCCGTGCGCTCCATCCACGACGCGTTCGACCTCGGTGGCAACGAGGAGGCCGTCGTCTACGCCGGAACAGGAAGGTAA
- a CDS encoding HNH endonuclease family protein: MAGCQVEVGSDGPAGTGATADPGAGAADASAQLEELAVAKAGSMSGYSREKFPHWRDAGANCDVRDTILQRDAEDVKLNGCNVTDGRWYSVYDGQTYDDPGKVDIDHMVPLANAWRSGASKWSNEQRGDFANDEERPQLIAVSASQNRAKGDQDPSTWKPTLKDYWCQYAQDWITVKHYWKLSITSAEKEALGDMLATC, encoded by the coding sequence ATGGCGGGCTGTCAGGTCGAGGTGGGGAGCGACGGGCCCGCGGGGACGGGGGCCACGGCTGATCCGGGTGCCGGGGCGGCGGACGCGTCCGCGCAGCTCGAGGAGCTGGCGGTGGCGAAGGCCGGGTCGATGAGCGGCTACAGCCGGGAGAAGTTTCCGCACTGGCGGGACGCCGGCGCGAACTGCGACGTGCGGGACACGATTCTGCAGCGGGACGCGGAGGACGTGAAGCTGAACGGCTGCAACGTGACCGACGGCCGGTGGTACAGCGTGTACGACGGGCAGACCTACGACGACCCGGGCAAGGTGGACATCGACCACATGGTGCCGCTGGCGAACGCGTGGCGGTCCGGGGCCAGCAAGTGGTCGAACGAGCAGCGCGGGGACTTCGCCAACGACGAGGAGCGGCCGCAGCTGATCGCGGTTTCGGCGAGTCAGAACCGGGCAAAGGGTGACCAGGATCCGTCGACCTGGAAGCCGACACTCAAGGACTACTGGTGTCAGTACGCGCAGGACTGGATCACCGTCAAGCACTACTGGAAGCTGTCGATCACGAGCGCGGAGAAGGAGGCGCTCGGCGACATGCTGGCGACCTGCTGA
- a CDS encoding aspartate-semialdehyde dehydrogenase, whose translation MGRPTLAVVGATGTVGTVMCELLSSRKDVWGEIRLVASARSTGRLVSVRGEELEVQALTPEVFDGVDVAMFDVPEPVAAEWAPVAATRGTVVVDNSGAFRTDRDVPLVVPEINAEQVRNRPRNIIANASCTTLTMVVMLAPLHREYGLRELVLASYQAVSGAGQAGVDILHDQISKVAGDRALGTRSGNVRQSVGDDLGPFPAPMALNVVPWAGSLQDLGWSSEELKVRGETRKILGLPDLKVSATCVRVPVITGHSIAVHAVFASELDAEGARQVLRNAPSVILVDDPASGEFPMPIDAVGTDPAWVGRIRRAMDDPRALDLFVTGDNLRKGAALNTVQIAELLAKELTPKPSSSR comes from the coding sequence ATGGGACGGCCCACCCTCGCCGTCGTCGGTGCCACCGGCACCGTCGGCACCGTCATGTGCGAGTTGCTGTCGTCCCGCAAGGACGTGTGGGGCGAGATCCGCCTGGTCGCCTCCGCCCGCTCGACCGGCCGGCTCGTCTCCGTCCGCGGCGAGGAGCTGGAGGTCCAGGCGCTCACCCCCGAGGTCTTCGACGGCGTCGACGTCGCCATGTTCGACGTCCCGGAACCGGTCGCCGCGGAGTGGGCGCCGGTCGCCGCCACCCGCGGCACCGTCGTGGTCGACAACTCCGGCGCGTTCCGGACCGACCGCGACGTCCCGCTGGTCGTCCCGGAGATCAACGCCGAGCAGGTGCGCAACCGCCCCCGCAACATCATCGCGAACGCGAGCTGCACCACGCTCACCATGGTGGTCATGCTCGCACCGCTCCACCGGGAGTACGGTCTTCGCGAGCTGGTCCTCGCCTCCTACCAGGCCGTCTCCGGCGCCGGTCAGGCCGGCGTCGACATCCTGCACGACCAGATCTCCAAGGTCGCCGGCGACCGCGCACTCGGCACCCGCTCCGGCAACGTCCGCCAGTCCGTCGGCGACGACCTCGGCCCGTTCCCCGCGCCGATGGCGCTCAACGTGGTGCCGTGGGCGGGATCGTTGCAGGACCTGGGCTGGTCCTCCGAGGAGCTGAAGGTCCGCGGCGAGACCCGCAAGATCCTCGGCCTCCCCGACCTGAAGGTCTCCGCCACCTGCGTCCGCGTCCCGGTCATCACCGGCCACTCCATCGCCGTCCACGCGGTCTTCGCCTCCGAACTGGACGCCGAGGGCGCCCGCCAGGTCCTCCGCAACGCCCCCAGCGTCATCCTGGTCGACGACCCCGCCTCCGGCGAGTTCCCCATGCCCATCGACGCCGTCGGCACCGACCCCGCCTGGGTCGGCCGCATCCGCCGCGCCATGGACGACCCCCGCGCCCTCGACCTCTTCGTCACCGGCGACAACCTCCGCAAGGGCGCCGCCCTCAACACCGTCCAGATCGCCGAACTCCTCGCCAAGGAACTCACCCCCAAGCCCAGCTCGTCCCGCTGA
- a CDS encoding Scr1 family TA system antitoxin-like transcriptional regulator — protein sequence MDIRNESPIILRRHLRGTLRALREERGLSQKEVATALTWRPLSKLLHIESGMVELSIMDLCVLLHYYGIDDPARTEELIECATYARQRLYAEYEDVHRPDFRTYLQYEGAASVIRSFEPSVIPGLLQTEEYAECLLRALSNDEARVRRLVHARMKRQEVLDRADGFKAIFILDEAVLHHQIGGPIGLVRQLEKLRTVSDRDNVDIRVIPNRRGAHLGLWGTFVILEFAAPADDDLVFLEHQAGDVMIADGASRVAPFVERFWGLEASSLSVEASRDLIDKAAVLHHAELP from the coding sequence ATGGACATACGAAACGAGAGCCCGATCATTCTCCGCAGGCACCTGCGGGGCACATTGCGAGCTCTCCGCGAGGAGCGAGGGCTGTCCCAGAAGGAAGTAGCCACCGCTCTGACTTGGCGCCCCCTCTCGAAGCTGCTGCACATCGAGTCCGGCATGGTGGAGCTCTCGATCATGGATTTGTGCGTACTACTCCATTACTACGGCATCGACGACCCGGCGCGCACCGAGGAACTGATCGAGTGCGCGACGTACGCACGCCAGCGCCTGTATGCGGAGTACGAGGACGTACACCGGCCCGACTTTCGGACCTACCTGCAATATGAGGGTGCGGCCAGCGTCATTCGGTCGTTCGAACCATCAGTCATTCCGGGCCTACTGCAGACCGAGGAGTACGCGGAGTGCCTGCTGCGGGCGTTGTCGAACGACGAAGCCCGCGTTCGTCGACTGGTGCACGCGCGCATGAAACGGCAAGAAGTGCTGGATCGGGCGGACGGCTTCAAAGCGATCTTCATCCTCGATGAAGCCGTCCTCCACCACCAGATCGGTGGCCCGATTGGACTGGTCCGTCAGCTGGAGAAGCTCCGGACGGTCAGTGATCGTGACAACGTCGACATCCGGGTGATTCCCAATCGGCGAGGCGCACACCTCGGCCTGTGGGGCACCTTCGTGATCCTGGAGTTCGCCGCGCCGGCCGATGATGACCTGGTCTTCCTCGAGCATCAGGCCGGCGATGTCATGATCGCGGACGGTGCGTCCCGGGTGGCTCCCTTCGTGGAGCGGTTTTGGGGCCTCGAGGCAAGCAGCCTCTCCGTGGAGGCCAGCCGCGACCTGATCGACAAGGCGGCGGTTCTTCACCATGCCGAGCTGCCGTAA
- a CDS encoding ABC transporter ATP-binding protein produces the protein MSTPLLEVSGLQKHFPITAGLLRRQVAAVRAVDGIDLTVNKGETLGLVGESGCGKSTAGRLITRILEPTGGKITFDGKDITHVKGGGLRGLRQDIQMIFQDPYSSLNPRHTVGTIVAAPLQIQKIPTPQGEKKAVQELLEMVGLNPEHYNRYPHEFSGGQRQRIGIARALALKPKMIVADEPVSALDVSIQAQVVNLLDDLQRELDLTYLFIAHDLSVVRHISDRVAVMYLGKVVEVAPRDDLYAHPRHPYTVALMSAVPVPDPSRRDKAQRERVLLTGDVPSPIDPPSGCRFRTRCWKAQDVCATEEPPLAVLADGHQVACHFPVSDEEQHASGSGRSAAAAAAAKVAVVDED, from the coding sequence GTGAGTACTCCCCTTCTTGAGGTCTCCGGCCTGCAGAAGCACTTCCCGATCACGGCCGGTCTGCTGCGCCGCCAGGTCGCGGCGGTCCGCGCGGTCGACGGCATCGACCTGACCGTGAACAAGGGCGAGACGCTCGGCCTGGTCGGCGAGTCCGGCTGCGGCAAGTCCACGGCCGGGCGCCTGATCACCCGGATCCTGGAGCCGACCGGCGGCAAGATCACGTTCGACGGGAAGGACATCACCCACGTCAAGGGCGGTGGCCTGCGCGGCCTGCGCCAGGACATTCAGATGATCTTCCAGGACCCGTACTCGTCGCTGAACCCGCGGCACACGGTCGGCACGATCGTCGCGGCGCCGCTGCAGATCCAGAAGATCCCGACGCCGCAGGGTGAGAAGAAGGCGGTCCAGGAGCTGCTGGAGATGGTCGGGCTCAACCCCGAGCACTACAACCGCTACCCGCACGAGTTCTCCGGCGGCCAGCGGCAGCGCATCGGCATCGCCCGCGCGCTGGCGCTCAAGCCGAAGATGATCGTCGCGGACGAGCCGGTCTCCGCGCTGGACGTCTCGATCCAGGCGCAGGTCGTCAACCTCCTCGACGACCTGCAGCGGGAACTCGACCTGACGTACCTGTTCATCGCGCACGACCTGTCCGTGGTGCGGCACATCTCCGACCGGGTCGCGGTCATGTACCTCGGCAAGGTGGTCGAGGTGGCACCGCGCGACGACCTGTACGCGCACCCGCGGCACCCGTACACGGTCGCGCTCATGTCGGCGGTCCCGGTCCCGGACCCGTCCCGTCGGGACAAGGCGCAGCGCGAGCGGGTGCTGCTCACCGGCGACGTGCCGAGCCCGATCGACCCGCCGTCCGGCTGCCGGTTCCGTACCCGCTGCTGGAAGGCCCAGGACGTGTGCGCGACGGAGGAGCCGCCGCTGGCCGTGCTCGCCGACGGCCACCAGGTCGCCTGCCACTTCCCGGTCAGCGACGAGGAGCAGCACGCGTCCGGCAGCGGGCGTTCCGCGGCCGCCGCCGCGGCCGCCAAGGTCGCCGTCGTCGACGAGGACTGA
- a CDS encoding DUF397 domain-containing protein: MSAKKPFNEEWRKSTRSTTTNCVACSRVAGDSVKVMDSKGSPTEQLRFSEAAWVAFTSMITGVARS; encoded by the coding sequence ATGAGCGCGAAGAAACCATTCAACGAGGAATGGCGTAAGAGCACCCGAAGCACCACTACGAACTGCGTCGCGTGCAGCCGTGTGGCGGGGGACTCGGTCAAGGTCATGGATTCCAAGGGCTCTCCCACTGAGCAACTGCGCTTCTCCGAGGCGGCTTGGGTGGCTTTCACATCGATGATTACCGGAGTCGCACGGTCCTAG